Proteins encoded in a region of the Elaeis guineensis isolate ETL-2024a chromosome 7, EG11, whole genome shotgun sequence genome:
- the LOC140859090 gene encoding uncharacterized protein isoform X2, protein MIHPAAQPYPARPYYDTKPSLPPPQPNPFSPSPAAAVMHPPPAPIVIESSAFPQPYYLHPPAPPAAVPVIHPNAEQQKINTLFVSGLPDDVKPREIHNLFRRRHGFDSCQLKYTGRGDQVVAFATFFNHQSAMAAMNALNGVVFDPETGATLHIELARSNSRKRPRGGGAYAVIDKRVKITDDDQDLWSNDGDGGSDEPLGTENDNSSNKGALAAAQSGGVADKLENDQAASNEPEKPTSGDIPPCSTLFIANLGPTCTEEELKQVLSEYPGFHTIKMRGRGGMPVAFADFANFHFMILF, encoded by the exons ATGATCCACCCGGCGGCCCAGCCCTACCCCGCGCGGCCCTACTACGACACCAAGCCCTCCCTCCCGCCGCCCCAGCCCAATCCCTTCTCCCCCTCGCCGGCGGCCGCTGTCATGCACCCACCTCCGGCCCCCATCGTCATCGAGTCCTCCGCCTTCCCACAGCCCTACTACCTCCACCCCCCTGCCCCGCCTGCGGCTGTGCCCGTGATCCACCCCAACGCCGAGCAGCAGAAGATCAATACTCTCTTCGTCTCCGGGCTCCCCGACGACGTCAAGCCTCGAGAGATCCACAACCTCTTCCGCCGCCGCCACGGCTTCGATTCTTGCCAGCTCAAGTACACCGGCCGCGGTGACCAG GTTGTCGCCTTTGCCACATTTTTTAATCATCAATCAGCAATGGCAGCAATGAACGCATTAAAC GGAGTGGTTTTTGATCCTGAGACGGGAGCTACTCTGCATATAGAGCTGGCCAGATCAAATTCTCGGAAGCGTCCACGAG GGGGTGGAGCCTATGCAGTAATTGATAAACGAGTTAAAATAACAGATGATGACCAAGATTTATGGAGTAATGATG GTGACGGTGGATCTGATGAACCATTGGGCACAGAAAATGATAATTCCAGCAACAAGGGTGCTTTAGCTGCTGCACAGAG TGGTGGGGTCGCGGATAAGCTAGAGAATGATCAAGCTGCTTCAAAT GAGCCAGAAAAGCCAACGTCAGGGGACATTCCACCTTGTTCTACATTATTTATTGCAAATTTGGGTCCTACTTGCACTGAAGAAGAACTAAAGCAAGTTCTGTCTGA ATACCCTGGCTTTCATACAATTAAAATGCGAGGGAGAGGTGGAATGCCCGTTGCTTTTGCTGATTTTGCG